One Azospirillum brasilense DNA window includes the following coding sequences:
- a CDS encoding heavy metal translocating P-type ATPase: MRTPAMNTTGLDIGISGMTCASCVGRVEKALSRLPGVTNVSVNLATERARVAFAGDPDPRAVAEAIENVGFEPQRQEFDLTVGGMTCASCVARVEKALLRVPGVESAAVNLATERAHVTAYAGTVDASRLAEAVEMTGFTAAPVAEPDSTEAAADPAQDRNRRDLHHVLIAAALSAPLVLGMAGDLLGLNLMLPPWAQFLLATPVQFWLGWRFYRAGWMAARAGSGNMDLLVALGTSAAWGLSVYMMLTAHPGHTPHLYFEASAVLITFVLLGKWLEARAKGRTAAAIRALMQLRPDTARVRRDGVEVDLPIAQVRVGDRVAVRPGERIPVDGRVVEGAGSVDESMLTGESLPVEKAPGSRVTGGSINVDGLLLVETVAVGAETMLAKIVRMVEGAQASKAPIQRLVDKVAAVFVPVVLVIAAVTLAGWWIGTGNVETAIITAVSVLVIACPCALGLATPTAIMVGTGAAARHGILIKDAEALEHAHAITAVAFDKTGTLTEGKPRVTDLVSADGFDDAELLRLAAALQSGSEHPLARAVRDRAAEQGVPATAPEGFKALAGRGVSATVEGRALLLGSKRLVAENGLSDVALEARAAALESAGRTVSWLAETAPERRVLGLVAFGDTVKESARAAVRSLKAQGVETVMVTGDGAGAARAVAADLGIDRVFAEVLPDGKADVVATLKAEGKVVGMVGDGINDAPALAAADVGIAMATGTDVAMHTAGVTLMRGDPALVAGAIDVSRRTYSKIRQGLFWAFIYNLVGIPLAASGLLSPVLAGAAMALSSVSVVLNALSLRGWKP; the protein is encoded by the coding sequence ATGAGGACGCCTGCAATGAACACCACCGGCCTTGACATCGGCATTTCCGGCATGACCTGCGCCTCCTGTGTGGGGCGGGTGGAAAAGGCACTGTCGCGCCTGCCGGGCGTCACCAACGTGTCGGTCAACCTCGCCACCGAGCGGGCGCGGGTCGCCTTTGCGGGCGATCCTGATCCGCGGGCGGTGGCGGAGGCCATCGAGAACGTCGGTTTCGAACCGCAGAGGCAGGAGTTCGATCTGACCGTCGGCGGGATGACCTGCGCCTCCTGCGTCGCCCGTGTCGAGAAGGCGCTGCTGCGCGTGCCGGGGGTGGAGTCCGCCGCCGTGAACCTCGCGACGGAGCGGGCGCACGTCACCGCCTATGCCGGGACGGTGGACGCCTCCCGGCTGGCCGAAGCAGTGGAGATGACCGGCTTCACCGCCGCCCCGGTCGCCGAGCCCGATTCCACCGAGGCGGCGGCGGACCCGGCGCAGGACCGCAACCGGCGGGACCTCCACCATGTGCTGATCGCCGCCGCGCTGTCGGCGCCGCTGGTTCTCGGCATGGCGGGGGACCTGCTGGGGCTGAACCTGATGCTGCCGCCCTGGGCGCAATTCCTGCTGGCGACCCCGGTGCAGTTCTGGCTGGGCTGGCGCTTCTACCGGGCCGGCTGGATGGCGGCGCGCGCCGGGTCCGGCAACATGGACCTGCTGGTGGCGCTCGGCACCTCGGCGGCCTGGGGTCTCAGCGTCTACATGATGCTGACGGCGCATCCGGGCCACACGCCGCATCTCTATTTCGAGGCGTCGGCGGTGCTCATCACCTTCGTGCTGCTGGGCAAGTGGCTGGAGGCCCGCGCCAAGGGCCGGACGGCCGCGGCGATCCGCGCGCTGATGCAGCTTCGCCCCGACACCGCCCGCGTCCGCCGCGACGGCGTGGAGGTGGACCTGCCCATCGCCCAGGTGCGCGTCGGCGACCGTGTGGCGGTGCGCCCCGGCGAGCGCATCCCCGTCGACGGGCGTGTCGTGGAGGGGGCGGGCAGCGTGGACGAATCCATGCTGACCGGCGAGAGCCTGCCGGTGGAGAAGGCGCCGGGCTCCCGCGTCACCGGCGGGTCGATCAACGTGGATGGGCTGCTGCTGGTCGAGACGGTGGCGGTGGGCGCCGAGACGATGCTCGCCAAAATCGTCCGCATGGTCGAGGGTGCCCAGGCGTCCAAGGCGCCGATCCAGCGGCTGGTCGACAAGGTGGCGGCGGTCTTCGTGCCGGTGGTGCTGGTCATCGCCGCGGTGACGCTCGCCGGCTGGTGGATCGGCACTGGGAACGTCGAGACGGCGATCATCACGGCGGTGTCGGTCTTGGTCATCGCCTGCCCCTGCGCGTTGGGCCTCGCCACGCCGACCGCGATCATGGTCGGCACCGGCGCGGCGGCCCGCCACGGCATCCTGATCAAGGACGCGGAGGCGCTGGAGCACGCCCACGCCATCACCGCCGTCGCCTTCGACAAGACCGGCACATTGACCGAGGGCAAGCCCCGCGTCACCGATCTGGTGTCCGCGGATGGCTTCGACGACGCGGAGTTGCTGCGGCTGGCCGCGGCACTCCAATCCGGCAGCGAGCACCCGCTCGCCCGCGCCGTCCGCGACCGCGCGGCGGAACAGGGCGTGCCGGCGACGGCTCCGGAGGGCTTCAAGGCGCTGGCCGGGCGCGGCGTGTCGGCCACCGTGGAGGGCCGCGCCCTTCTGCTGGGCAGCAAGCGGCTGGTCGCGGAAAACGGCCTGTCCGACGTGGCGCTGGAAGCGCGGGCGGCGGCGCTGGAATCCGCCGGGCGTACCGTGTCGTGGCTGGCCGAAACGGCGCCGGAGCGGCGCGTTCTGGGCCTCGTCGCCTTCGGCGACACGGTGAAGGAGAGCGCCCGCGCCGCCGTGCGCTCCCTGAAGGCGCAGGGTGTGGAGACGGTGATGGTCACCGGCGACGGCGCCGGGGCCGCCCGCGCGGTGGCCGCCGACCTGGGCATCGACCGCGTCTTCGCGGAGGTGCTTCCGGACGGCAAGGCGGACGTGGTGGCGACGCTCAAGGCGGAGGGCAAGGTCGTCGGCATGGTCGGCGACGGCATCAACGACGCGCCCGCCCTGGCCGCCGCCGATGTCGGCATCGCCATGGCGACCGGCACCGACGTGGCGATGCACACCGCCGGGGTCACGCTCATGCGTGGCGATCCAGCGTTGGTCGCCGGCGCCATCGACGTGTCGCGCCGCACCTATTCCAAGATCCGCCAGGGGCTGTTCTGGGCCTTCATCTACAATCTGGTGGGCATCCCGCTGGCGGCGTCGGGTCTGCTCAGCCCGGTGCTGGCCGGGGCCGCGATGGCGCTGAGTTCGGTCAGCGTCGTCCTGAACGCCCTGTCGCTGCGGGGGTGGAAGCCATGA
- a CDS encoding heavy-metal-associated domain-containing protein, translated as MVAFKVPGMTCGGCSASVRRALGAVAGVEDVRIDLDSKDVRVDGTPSADALRAALEKAGFEAEGLPVA; from the coding sequence ATGGTTGCGTTCAAGGTTCCCGGCATGACCTGCGGCGGCTGTTCCGCCTCCGTCCGCCGCGCGCTCGGCGCCGTCGCCGGGGTCGAGGATGTGCGGATCGACCTGGATTCGAAGGACGTCCGTGTCGACGGGACGCCCAGCGCCGACGCCCTGCGGGCAGCCTTGGAGAAGGCCGGTTTCGAGGCCGAAGGGCTGCCTGTCGCATAA
- a CDS encoding TIGR02587 family membrane protein, producing the protein MDITRQRSFLHDETQFAHALARAAAGAIIFALPLLMTMEMWELGFYMDRFRLALFILVTLPVLFGLSYFAGFEETFCWQDDLIDALSAFAVGFLMSAVLLTVFAIVRLDQPLPEIIGKIALQSVPASIGAMLARKQLGQQDDSDKERRIRSSYPGELFLMGAGALFVGFNVAPTEEMILISYKMSPWHAVALAVLSLGLLHIFVYTVGFAGQESAGDDGFLSVFLRFSVAGYGIALLISLYLLWTFERIAGLSMMELVTATVVLGFPSALGAATARLIV; encoded by the coding sequence ATGGACATCACCCGCCAGCGCAGCTTTCTCCATGACGAAACTCAATTCGCCCACGCGCTGGCCCGCGCGGCGGCGGGGGCGATCATCTTCGCCCTGCCCCTGCTGATGACCATGGAGATGTGGGAGCTGGGCTTCTACATGGACCGCTTCCGGCTGGCCCTGTTCATCCTGGTGACCCTGCCGGTGCTGTTCGGCCTGTCCTACTTCGCCGGGTTCGAGGAGACATTCTGCTGGCAGGACGATCTGATCGACGCGCTGTCGGCCTTCGCCGTCGGCTTCCTGATGTCGGCGGTGCTGCTGACCGTCTTCGCCATCGTGCGTCTGGACCAGCCATTGCCGGAGATCATCGGCAAGATCGCGCTCCAGTCCGTTCCGGCCAGCATCGGCGCCATGCTGGCGCGCAAGCAGCTCGGCCAGCAGGACGACAGCGACAAGGAGCGACGCATCCGCTCCAGCTATCCGGGGGAACTGTTCCTGATGGGGGCGGGGGCGCTGTTCGTCGGCTTCAACGTCGCCCCGACCGAGGAGATGATCCTGATCTCCTACAAAATGTCGCCCTGGCACGCGGTGGCGCTGGCGGTGCTGTCGCTGGGGCTCCTGCACATCTTCGTCTACACGGTCGGCTTCGCCGGGCAGGAGAGCGCCGGGGACGACGGGTTCCTGTCCGTCTTCCTGCGCTTCTCGGTCGCCGGCTACGGCATCGCCCTGCTCATCAGCCTCTATCTGCTGTGGACCTTCGAGCGGATCGCCGGCCTGTCGATGATGGAGCTGGTGACCGCCACGGTGGTGCTGGGCTTCCCCAGCGCGCTGGGCGCCGCCACCGCCCGCCTGATCGTGTGA
- a CDS encoding pirin family protein → MITIRNRDERGAVNMGWLNSKHSFSFGHYYDPAHMGFRALRVINDDRVIPGAGFPTHGHADMEIVSYVLDGALEHKDTLGTSSVIRPGDVQRMSAGSGIRHSEYNASKKDPVHFLQIWILPNEEGMVPGYEQKAFEREEKQGRLRLVGSQDGRDGSVIIHQDVDLYATLLDEGDSVTHELRPGRHAWVQVARGQVRLNGEILKEGDGAAISKEESLTLDGVVSAEVLLFDLA, encoded by the coding sequence ATGATCACGATCCGCAACCGCGACGAACGGGGCGCCGTCAACATGGGCTGGCTGAACAGCAAGCACAGCTTCTCGTTCGGCCACTACTACGACCCGGCCCACATGGGCTTCCGCGCGCTGCGCGTCATCAATGACGACCGCGTGATTCCCGGCGCCGGCTTCCCCACCCATGGGCACGCCGACATGGAGATCGTGTCCTACGTCCTGGACGGCGCGCTGGAGCACAAGGACACGCTGGGCACCAGCTCGGTCATCCGGCCTGGCGACGTGCAACGGATGAGCGCCGGGTCGGGCATCCGGCACAGCGAGTACAACGCGTCCAAGAAGGACCCGGTGCACTTCCTGCAGATCTGGATCCTGCCCAACGAGGAGGGCATGGTCCCCGGCTATGAGCAGAAGGCCTTCGAGCGGGAGGAGAAGCAGGGTCGCCTGCGCCTCGTCGGCTCCCAGGACGGGCGCGACGGCAGCGTGATCATCCACCAGGACGTGGACCTCTACGCCACGCTTCTGGATGAGGGTGACAGCGTGACCCACGAGCTGCGTCCGGGCCGCCACGCCTGGGTGCAGGTCGCCCGCGGTCAGGTCCGGCTGAACGGCGAGATCCTGAAGGAAGGCGACGGCGCCGCGATCAGCAAGGAGGAATCGCTGACGCTGGACGGCGTGGTCAGCGCCGAGGTGCTGCTGTTCGATCTGGCCTGA
- a CDS encoding trimeric intracellular cation channel family protein: MPAIIPDVSPLLLAMDLTGIFIFGLTGGTLAVRHRLDIFGVMVLALVTALAGGVLRDLLIGAIPPATMQDERYLITALASGLFAFFFHPFINRLVKPVMVLDAAGLGIFAVAGCGKALAYGLGPLPAVLLGVLTACGGGLVRDVLVAEVPRVLREEIYAVAALLGAAIVIAGAMLDLPKAPVAIAGAAAAFLLRVVSVLRGWSAPRAPGS, from the coding sequence ATGCCCGCCATCATACCCGATGTTTCGCCCCTCCTCCTCGCCATGGACCTGACCGGAATCTTCATCTTCGGGCTGACGGGAGGGACGCTGGCCGTGCGGCACCGTCTGGACATCTTCGGCGTGATGGTGCTGGCGCTGGTAACGGCGCTGGCCGGCGGCGTGCTGCGCGACCTGCTGATCGGGGCGATCCCGCCGGCCACCATGCAGGACGAGCGGTACCTGATCACGGCACTGGCCTCGGGCCTGTTTGCCTTCTTCTTCCACCCCTTCATCAACCGGCTGGTCAAGCCGGTGATGGTGCTGGACGCGGCCGGCCTGGGCATCTTCGCGGTGGCCGGCTGCGGCAAGGCGCTGGCCTATGGGCTGGGTCCGCTGCCGGCGGTTCTGCTGGGCGTGCTGACCGCCTGCGGCGGCGGGCTGGTGCGCGACGTGCTGGTGGCCGAGGTGCCGCGGGTGCTGCGCGAGGAGATCTACGCGGTGGCCGCCCTGCTGGGCGCGGCGATCGTCATCGCCGGGGCCATGCTGGACCTGCCGAAGGCGCCGGTCGCCATCGCCGGGGCGGCGGCGGCCTTCCTGCTGCGGGTGGTCAGCGTGCTGCGCGGCTGGAGCGCGCCGCGGGCCCCCGGTTCATGA
- a CDS encoding GNAT family N-acetyltransferase, with amino-acid sequence MSDTVTDNPAMSRFELDVNGQTVFATYRRRGSILHIPYVEAPPSLRGTGAAGRLLEGVMAIARAEGLTIVPICGYAANWMHRHREHHDLLAR; translated from the coding sequence ATGAGCGACACCGTGACCGACAACCCGGCCATGAGCCGATTCGAACTGGACGTGAACGGCCAGACGGTCTTCGCGACCTACCGCCGCCGCGGCTCCATCCTGCACATCCCCTATGTGGAGGCGCCGCCGTCCCTGCGCGGCACCGGGGCCGCCGGGCGGCTGCTGGAGGGGGTGATGGCCATCGCCCGCGCCGAAGGGCTGACCATCGTCCCGATCTGCGGCTACGCCGCCAACTGGATGCACCGCCACCGCGAGCATCACGACCTTCTGGCGCGGTAG
- a CDS encoding carboxymuconolactone decarboxylase family protein gives MMHLSKIESGIEERRLERGQRALAEIDGEAGHKVVAALADIAPDFATYLFEFPFGDIYSRPGLDLRSREIATIAALAAMGNAAPQLKVHIEAGLNVGLTRDEIVEVLIQMAVYAGFPAALNGLFAAKEVFAAKDGQRPQGAL, from the coding sequence ATGATGCACCTGTCCAAAATCGAATCCGGGATCGAAGAAAGACGGCTTGAGCGCGGGCAACGGGCGCTTGCCGAAATCGACGGCGAGGCCGGCCATAAGGTGGTGGCGGCGCTTGCCGACATCGCGCCGGACTTCGCGACCTATCTGTTTGAATTTCCCTTCGGCGACATCTATTCGCGGCCCGGGCTCGATCTGCGCTCGCGCGAAATCGCCACCATCGCGGCGCTCGCCGCCATGGGCAACGCAGCACCCCAGCTCAAGGTGCACATCGAGGCTGGATTGAACGTCGGGCTGACCCGCGACGAGATCGTCGAGGTCCTCATCCAGATGGCGGTCTACGCGGGGTTCCCGGCGGCCCTCAACGGTCTGTTCGCGGCCAAGGAGGTCTTCGCGGCGAAGGACGGGCAACGGCCGCAGGGAGCGCTGTGA
- a CDS encoding MerR family transcriptional regulator — MKIGDLAKRSGLTAHTIRYYERIGLLPYADRNQSRHRDYDASILTWIEFLGRLKTTGMPIRDMLRYAALREEGAGTEAERRALLEQHRERVRAQVDDLNACLLVLDTKIDGYVETEQRKTDDDAPVQNRIRDRRKTA; from the coding sequence ATGAAGATCGGAGACCTCGCGAAACGCTCGGGACTGACGGCCCACACCATCCGCTACTATGAGCGGATCGGGCTGCTGCCCTACGCCGACCGGAACCAGTCCCGCCACCGCGATTACGACGCTTCGATCCTGACCTGGATCGAGTTTCTCGGCCGTCTGAAGACGACCGGCATGCCCATCCGCGACATGCTCCGCTACGCGGCGCTGCGCGAGGAGGGCGCCGGGACCGAAGCGGAACGGCGGGCCTTGCTGGAGCAACACCGCGAGCGCGTGCGTGCCCAGGTCGATGACCTGAACGCCTGTCTTCTCGTCCTCGATACCAAGATCGACGGTTACGTCGAAACGGAACAGAGGAAGACTGACGATGATGCACCTGTCCAAAATCGAATCCGGGATCGAAGAAAGACGGCTTGA
- a CDS encoding ABC transporter ATP-binding protein, translating to MLTVSDLDLFYGDAQALDGVSIAVAEGTTTAIVGANGAGKTSLIRTISGILKPARGTIRFRGKDIAGLPSHVVCDLGIGQVAEGRQIFPTLSIRENLEMGAVIPRARAGAKDTFERVLTLFPRLNERLEQAAGTLSGGEQQMLAIGRCLMGKPDLIMFDEPSLGLSPTMVQELFRTIRALAAEGMTIILVEQNVAASLKLAQRAYVLENGRVVLAGTGEELLADPAVKQAYLGL from the coding sequence ATGCTGACCGTATCCGACCTCGACCTCTTCTACGGCGACGCCCAGGCGCTCGACGGCGTGTCCATCGCGGTGGCGGAGGGCACGACGACCGCCATCGTCGGCGCCAACGGGGCGGGCAAGACCTCGCTGATCCGTACCATCTCCGGCATCCTGAAGCCGGCGCGCGGCACCATCCGCTTCCGCGGCAAGGACATCGCCGGCCTGCCCAGCCACGTCGTCTGCGATCTCGGCATCGGGCAGGTGGCGGAGGGGCGGCAGATCTTCCCGACGCTCAGCATCCGCGAGAATCTCGAAATGGGCGCCGTCATCCCGCGTGCCCGCGCCGGGGCGAAGGACACGTTCGAGCGCGTGCTGACCCTCTTCCCCCGCCTGAACGAGCGGTTGGAGCAGGCCGCCGGCACGCTGTCGGGCGGTGAGCAGCAGATGCTGGCCATCGGGCGCTGCCTGATGGGCAAGCCCGACCTGATCATGTTCGACGAACCGTCGCTCGGCCTGTCCCCGACCATGGTGCAGGAGTTGTTCCGCACCATCCGCGCGCTCGCCGCCGAGGGCATGACGATCATCCTGGTGGAGCAGAACGTCGCCGCCTCGCTGAAGCTGGCGCAGCGCGCCTATGTGCTGGAGAACGGGCGCGTCGTTCTGGCCGGCACGGGCGAGGAGCTTCTGGCCGACCCCGCGGTGAAGCAGGCCTATCTCGGCCTGTGA
- a CDS encoding sulfite exporter TauE/SafE family protein: MVTTSLLLLAAAFLAGAMNAVAGGGSFLTLPALIYAGVPPVAANATGTVALLPGYASGVYGYRHDLEPVGGVGLVTLSVVSLTGGLIGAALLLVTPDSVFRSIVPWLLLVATALFAFGGMLAARLRAVGLHGTGAMLATLFAVSVYGGYFNGGLGILLLAQLSLFGMTNLNAMNALKNLFSAVLTAIAVAAYAVGGAVEWSYAALMTVAAVAGGYVGARVGRKIPSRILRAGIIAVGLAMSVLFFLK; encoded by the coding sequence ATGGTGACGACATCCCTTCTTCTGCTCGCCGCGGCCTTCCTGGCCGGGGCGATGAACGCGGTCGCCGGTGGCGGCAGTTTCCTGACCCTTCCTGCGCTGATCTACGCCGGGGTGCCGCCGGTGGCGGCGAACGCCACCGGCACGGTGGCGCTGCTGCCCGGCTATGCCAGCGGCGTCTACGGCTACCGCCACGACCTGGAGCCTGTGGGCGGGGTCGGGCTGGTCACGCTGTCGGTGGTCAGCCTGACCGGCGGGTTGATCGGGGCGGCGCTGCTGCTGGTGACCCCGGATTCGGTGTTCCGCAGCATTGTGCCCTGGTTGCTGCTGGTCGCCACCGCGCTGTTCGCTTTCGGCGGCATGCTGGCGGCCCGCCTGCGGGCGGTGGGGCTGCACGGGACGGGGGCCATGCTCGCCACGCTGTTCGCGGTGTCGGTCTATGGCGGCTATTTCAACGGCGGCCTCGGCATCCTGCTGCTGGCGCAGCTGAGCCTGTTCGGGATGACCAACCTGAACGCCATGAACGCGCTCAAGAACCTGTTCTCCGCCGTGCTGACCGCCATCGCGGTCGCCGCCTACGCGGTCGGCGGGGCGGTGGAGTGGTCCTACGCCGCGCTGATGACCGTGGCGGCGGTGGCCGGCGGCTATGTCGGGGCGCGGGTCGGGCGCAAGATCCCGTCGCGCATCCTGCGCGCGGGCATCATCGCCGTGGGCTTGGCGATGAGCGTCCTGTTTTTCCTGAAGTAA
- a CDS encoding acyl-CoA synthetase produces the protein MLPEADSYEGLRDRFVWSVPERYNIGVDVCDKWAERDPDRTALIHKRRDGAVETYSFADIRRLSNRLANALAAHGVARGDRVGILLPQAPETAVSHVAVYKMGGVAVPLFSLFGVEALEYRLGNCGARAVVTDAVGAAKIAQIRDRLPELKLVLRIDKAGEGELDWHALVNAASEDFTPVDTAADDPAVIIYTSGTTGQPKGALHAHRVLLGHLPGVEISHDLFPQPGDRIWTPADWAWIGGLLDVLMPAWHHGVTVVSHRFEKFDAEEAFRLIADFQVRNAFLPPTALKMMRAVKDPQTRWTYSMRSVASGGETLGAELLDWGRQTFGLTINEFYGQTECNMIVSSCATVMPPKPGVMGRPAPGHDVAVIDGQGNRRPPGEIGLIAVHRPDPVMFLQYWNNPEATAAKFVGDWLVTGDQGELDADGYIRFVGRDDDVITSAGYRIGPGEIEDCLIGHPAVRMAAVVGVPDPLRTEIVKAFIVLQDGVRPSDELAAEIQAHVKTRLAAHEYPRAVEFVDSLPMTTTGKIIRRELRGRG, from the coding sequence ATGCTGCCGGAAGCGGACAGCTACGAGGGACTGCGCGACCGTTTCGTCTGGTCGGTGCCGGAGCGTTACAACATCGGCGTGGACGTCTGCGACAAGTGGGCGGAGCGCGATCCGGACCGCACCGCCCTGATCCACAAGCGCCGCGACGGCGCGGTGGAAACCTACAGCTTCGCAGACATCCGCCGCCTGTCGAACCGCCTCGCCAACGCGCTGGCCGCCCATGGGGTGGCGCGCGGCGACCGGGTGGGCATCCTGCTGCCCCAGGCGCCGGAGACCGCGGTCAGCCACGTCGCCGTCTACAAGATGGGCGGGGTCGCCGTTCCCCTCTTCTCGCTGTTCGGGGTGGAGGCGCTGGAATACCGGCTCGGCAATTGCGGGGCGCGGGCGGTGGTGACCGACGCCGTGGGTGCGGCCAAGATCGCCCAGATCCGTGATCGCCTGCCCGAACTGAAACTCGTCCTGCGCATCGACAAGGCCGGGGAGGGCGAGTTGGACTGGCACGCGCTGGTCAATGCGGCGTCGGAGGACTTCACGCCGGTGGACACCGCGGCGGACGACCCGGCGGTGATCATCTACACCTCCGGCACCACCGGCCAGCCCAAGGGCGCGCTGCACGCGCACCGGGTGCTGCTCGGCCATCTGCCGGGGGTGGAGATTTCCCACGACCTGTTCCCGCAGCCGGGCGACCGCATCTGGACCCCGGCGGACTGGGCGTGGATCGGCGGCCTGCTCGACGTGCTGATGCCCGCCTGGCACCACGGCGTGACCGTGGTCTCCCACCGCTTCGAGAAGTTCGACGCGGAGGAGGCCTTCCGCCTGATCGCCGACTTCCAGGTGCGCAACGCCTTCCTGCCGCCGACCGCGCTGAAGATGATGCGTGCAGTGAAGGACCCGCAGACGCGCTGGACCTACAGCATGCGCTCCGTCGCCAGCGGCGGCGAGACGTTGGGGGCGGAGCTTCTCGACTGGGGCCGCCAGACCTTCGGGCTGACCATCAACGAGTTCTATGGCCAGACCGAGTGCAACATGATCGTGTCCTCCTGCGCCACGGTCATGCCGCCCAAGCCCGGCGTCATGGGCCGGCCGGCCCCCGGCCACGACGTGGCGGTGATCGACGGGCAGGGCAACCGCCGTCCTCCCGGTGAGATCGGCCTGATCGCCGTGCACCGTCCGGACCCGGTGATGTTCCTGCAATACTGGAACAACCCGGAGGCCACCGCCGCGAAGTTTGTCGGCGACTGGCTGGTCACCGGCGACCAGGGCGAGCTTGACGCGGACGGCTACATCCGCTTCGTCGGGCGGGACGACGATGTGATCACGTCGGCGGGCTACCGCATCGGCCCCGGCGAGATCGAGGATTGCCTGATCGGCCATCCCGCTGTCCGCATGGCCGCCGTGGTCGGCGTGCCCGACCCCCTGCGCACGGAGATCGTGAAGGCCTTCATCGTCCTTCAGGACGGCGTGCGTCCCAGCGACGAACTGGCGGCGGAAATCCAGGCCCATGTGAAGACACGGCTGGCCGCCCATGAATACCCGCGCGCCGTGGAGTTCGTGGACAGCCTGCCGATGACGACCACGGGCAAGATCATCCGGCGTGAGCTGCGGGGGCGGGGGTAG
- a CDS encoding RT0821/Lpp0805 family surface protein: MKAKGIVAVVLSVGLLAGCASPYGYGYGAGYGGGGYGANYGGGYAPGYGNKATAGTLLGGVAGGLAGSRFGGGTGKLVAVGIGTLLGAALGNAAGQSMDRADLMYAQQAAGQAYMAPTGATVQWNNPQTGNWGSYTPTRDGTGPYGEPCREFQTSIVVGGQLQQGYGTACRQSDGSWRMVS, encoded by the coding sequence ATGAAGGCCAAGGGGATCGTTGCGGTTGTGTTGTCCGTGGGCCTGCTGGCCGGCTGCGCCAGCCCCTATGGCTATGGGTATGGCGCCGGGTATGGTGGTGGCGGGTACGGGGCCAACTATGGAGGCGGCTACGCCCCCGGTTACGGCAACAAGGCGACGGCGGGCACGCTGCTCGGCGGTGTGGCCGGCGGCCTCGCCGGGTCGCGCTTCGGCGGCGGCACGGGCAAGCTGGTGGCGGTCGGCATCGGCACGTTGCTCGGCGCCGCGCTGGGCAACGCCGCCGGCCAGTCGATGGACCGCGCCGACCTGATGTACGCGCAGCAGGCGGCGGGGCAGGCCTACATGGCGCCGACCGGTGCGACCGTGCAGTGGAACAACCCGCAGACCGGCAACTGGGGAAGCTACACCCCGACCCGCGACGGCACCGGCCCCTATGGCGAGCCCTGCCGGGAGTTCCAGACCAGCATCGTCGTCGGCGGGCAGCTTCAGCAGGGCTACGGCACCGCCTGCCGCCAGTCGGACGGAAGCTGGCGCATGGTGAGCTGA